A single window of Electrophorus electricus isolate fEleEle1 chromosome 16, fEleEle1.pri, whole genome shotgun sequence DNA harbors:
- the slitrk6 gene encoding SLIT and NTRK-like protein 6 → MLSRLIIFHSLLTCACLRDSEGPESWFGGACDGLCSCEEKDGVLHVNCEDRNIKKISEVQVGWDRPFHLNLYKNDLVELLPEDMERFENAVTLHLGANSIQELEPGVFGALGSLKKLHINSNFLVMLKEDTFHGLVNLEYLQADTNFIRVVEPGAFSKLVRLKVLILNDNAVEFLPANIFRFVPLTHLDLRGNRLQTLPYVGFLEHVGRIIELLLEDNSWVCDCQIVHLKIWMENMRAQASIGDVVCSSPHHLRGSMLAKVKRDVLCPSHTQISLEEPSQSLDMAVTPSTRVLQVPDTGDDAKIPTPAHAPRTLCVAQCSCFRHPIAGFLVHCEDSGIQRISDLGILQQSPSKLVLTGNMIQRLLKYDFVTYDSLELLNLANNQIDYVDNETFLSLSHLKKLYLNGNRLGKISATMFLGLHNLESLYLEFNVIKEIEAGSFNPLTKLKLLFLNNNLLSALPAQIFRNVPLTKLNLRTNLFTHLPVSNVLDQLDFLEQIHLEDNPWDCTCDLVSLKQWLERLKKDMATGPILCHSPRKVSSGEIRSLKTDVLCPGLVTHSSSSAEFGLQPTAAPKLGTGGFFHSLTEAIPLSVLILCLLILFLTVIFCSAGVAVFVLHRRRRESKSKQTEEQPRESSPIHLHYSMYGRKTTHHMAERHGGSMYDPVPRSPVVQVCRNPSYCSRHKERDPEDHEAEKPCRGRAGLTDGGRGSPPTPNERPGEFVPLADPGSLYRSLLERERELQQLGITEYLKRNIPQLPPATDGMVPGQHEELKLMEALVYARPRKVAVEQTTDEYFELKAKLHTEPDYLEVLEHQTAFT, encoded by the coding sequence ATGCTGTCCAGGCTCATCATCTTCCATTCCCTCCTCACTTGTGCTTGTTTACGGGACAGTGAGGGTCCTGAGTCTTGGTTCGGAGGAGCCTGTGATGGTTTGTGCTCCTGTGAGGAGAAGGATGGAGTTTTACATGTGAACTGTGAGGACAGGAACATTAAAAAGATCTCAGAGGTCCAGGTAGGGTGGGACAGGCCATTTCACCTCAACCTGTACAAAAACGACTTGGTGGAGTTGCTTCCGGAAGACATGGAGCGCTTCGAGAATGCCGTCACATTGCACCTGGGTGCCAACAGCATCCAGGAGCTGGAGCCAGGGGTGTTCGGCGCATTGGGATCCCTGAAGAAGCTGCACATCAACAGCAATTTCCTGGTGATGCTGAAGGAGGACACGTTCCATGGCCTGGTgaacctggagtacctccagGCCGACACGAACTTCATCCGTGTGGTGGAGCCCGGGGCCTTCAGCAAGCTGGTGCGCCTCAAGGTCCTGATCCTCAACGACAACGCCGTCGAGTTCCTCCCCGCCAACATCTTCCGCTTCGTGCCGCTGACCCACTTGGACCTGCGCGGGAACCGGCTGCAGACGCTGCCGTACGTGGGCTTTCTGGAGCACGTGGGCCGCATCATCGAGCTCCTGCTGGAGGACAACAGCTGGGTGTGCGACTGCCAGATCGTACACCTGAAGATCTGGATGGAAAACATGCGCGCGCAAGCATCCATTGGGGACGTGGTGTGTAGCAGCCCCCATCACCTCAGGGGGAGCATGCTCGCCAAGGTGAAGAGGGACGTCCTGTGTCCTTCACACACCCAGATCAGCCTGGAGGAGCCCTCGCAGTCTCTGGACATGGCGGTCACGCCCTCCACGAGGGTGCTCCAAGTGCCGGACACCGGGGATGACGCCAAGATCCCCACACCCGCCCACGCCCCAAGGACATTGTGCGTCGCGCAGTGCTCCTGCTTCCGCCATCCCATCGCGGGGTTCCTCGTCCACTGTGAAGACAGCGGGATTCAGAGGATATCGGACCTGGGGATCCTGCAGCAGAGTCCCAGCAAGCTTGTCCTGACTGGCAACATGATTCAGAGACTCCTGAAATACGACTTTGTCACTTATGACAGTTTGGAGTTGTTGAATCTGGCAAACAACCAAATCGACTACGTAGACAACGAAACCTTCCTGAGTTTGAGCCACCTGAAAAAGCTTTACCTCAATGGAAACCGATTAGGGAAGATCTCTGCAACCATGTTTCTGGGCCTGCACAACCTGGAGAGCTTGTATCTGGAATTCAATGTTATCAAGGAGATAGAGGCTGGATCTTTCAACCCCTTGACCAAACTGAAGCTCCTGTTCCTGAACAACAACTTACTCAGTGCTCTGCCGGCGCAGATATTCAGGAACGTGCCCCTGACCAAGCTGAACCTGAGGACGAATTTGTTCACGCACCTGCCGGTAAGCAACGTGCTGGATCAGCTTGACTTCCTAGAGCAGATTCACCTGGAAGACAATCCGTGGGACTGCACCTGTGACCTGGTCAGCCTGAAGCAGTGGCTTGAGAGACTGAAGAAAGATATGGCGACAGGACCCATCTTGTGTCACAGCCCCAGGAAGGTATCCAGCGGCGAGATCAGGAGTCTGAAGACCGACGTTCTCTGCCCCGGCCTGGTGACCCACTCCTCGTCGTCAGCCGAGTTCGGGCTCCAGCCCACGGCGGCGCCAAAGTTGGGCACTGGCGGCTTTTTCCACTCACTCACCGAGGCTattcccctctctgtcctcatccTCTGCCtgctcatcctcttcctcaccgtCATCTTCTGCTCCGCCGGGGTGGCGGTCTTTGTGCTGCACCGGCGGCGCCGGGAATCCAAGTCGAAGCAGACGGAGGAGCAGCCTCGCGAGAGCAGCCCCATCCACCTCCACTATAGCATGTATGGTCGGAAAACCACCCACCACATGGCGGAGCGGCACGGTGGCAGCATGTACGACCCGGTGCCCCGAAGCCCCGTCGTCCAGGTGTGCCGGAACCCCAGCTACTGCTCACGGCACAAGGAGCGTGACCCGGAGGACCACGAGGCCGAGAAACCGTGCCGCGGCCGCGCCGGCCTGACCGACGGGGGCAGGGGGTCGCCCCCGACACCTAACGAGCGCCCCGGCGAGTTCGTCCCGCTGGCTGACCCCGGGTCCCTGTACAGAAGCCTCCtggagcgagagcgagagctgCAGCAGCTTGGAATCACGGAATACCTCAAGAGGAACATCCCCCAGCTCCCACCGGCCACCGACGGGATGGTTCCCGGCCAACACGAGGAGCTGAAACTGATGGAGGCGCTGGTGTACGCCAGGCCGAGGAAGGTCGCGGTGGAGCAGACTACCGACGAGTACTTCGAACTGAAGGCCAAACTCCACACGGAGCCGGACTACCTAGAGGTGTTGGAGCACCAGACGGCATTCACCTGA